A region from the Pelagovum pacificum genome encodes:
- a CDS encoding SURF1 family protein, whose product MRRLIFPILYGLGGCAILIALGVWQIQRLEWKTAILDEIEATIAADPVPLPSDIDPEADRYLPVETDGQVTGQGLRVLVTPSGLSAGYRRIVPFEVGDRTILLDAGWVELQDDPRIPEEALQVVGNLHWPQERDGWTPEPEGDLWFVRDVAAMAEALDTEPVMLIGRSFSPTIPTVPLPVGTEGIKNDHLEYAITWFLLALVWAGMTGYLVVRTLRKKEE is encoded by the coding sequence ATGCGGCGGCTGATCTTCCCGATCCTCTACGGCCTTGGTGGCTGCGCGATCCTCATCGCGCTCGGCGTCTGGCAGATCCAGCGGCTCGAGTGGAAGACCGCGATCCTCGACGAGATCGAGGCAACCATCGCCGCCGACCCCGTGCCGCTCCCCTCCGACATCGACCCCGAGGCCGACCGCTACCTGCCGGTCGAGACGGACGGTCAGGTCACGGGGCAGGGGCTCCGGGTGCTCGTCACGCCCTCCGGCCTCTCGGCCGGCTATCGGCGCATCGTTCCCTTCGAGGTGGGCGATCGGACGATCCTGCTCGACGCCGGCTGGGTTGAACTTCAGGACGACCCCAGGATTCCCGAGGAAGCGCTGCAAGTCGTCGGCAACCTGCACTGGCCGCAGGAGCGCGACGGCTGGACCCCGGAGCCCGAGGGCGACCTCTGGTTCGTGCGTGACGTCGCGGCGATGGCCGAAGCGCTCGACACCGAGCCGGTGATGCTGATCGGCCGGTCGTTCTCCCCGACCATCCCCACGGTCCCGCTGCCGGTCGGCACCGAAGGGATCAAGAACGATCACCTCGAATACGCGATAACATGGTTCCTTTTGGCCCTCGTATGGGCGGGCATGACGGGGTATCTCGTCGTCCGGACGCTACGGAAGAAGGAAGAGTGA
- the thrC gene encoding threonine synthase gives MRYVSTRGAAPALGFEDTMMTGLARDGGLYVPEDVPTMSAADIAALAGLPYEEAAFRVIRPFVADAFTESELQDLIARAYAGFGHPARAPLKQLGPNQFLLELFHGPTLAFKDFAMQLIGQLMQAALQRSGERITIVGATSGDTGSAAIEAFRGLPNVDVFILYPHGRVSEVQRRQMTTPVEDNVHALALHGHFDDCQARLKDMFNDHEFRDGVRLAGVNSINWARVLAQVVYYFTAATTLGAPHRTIDVTVPTGNFGDIFAGCIARRMGLPLGRLYAATNQNDVVNRALKSGLYQATDVTPSYSPSMDIQVSSNFERALFDAYGRDGNAVRQLMDDMRDHGQFKISQGAHEALTEVLGSGMTLESATLQRIQTTLAETGELVCPHTAVGLDVAERKAGDAPMITLATAHPAKFPDAVEEATGIRPPLPSRMSDLYDRPERVTEVENDLGALQQLIRDRISK, from the coding sequence ATGCGCTACGTCTCGACGAGGGGAGCCGCCCCCGCACTCGGCTTCGAGGACACGATGATGACCGGCCTCGCCCGCGACGGTGGCCTCTACGTGCCCGAGGACGTGCCCACCATGTCCGCCGCCGATATCGCCGCGCTCGCCGGACTGCCCTACGAAGAAGCCGCCTTCCGCGTCATCCGCCCCTTCGTCGCCGATGCCTTCACCGAGTCGGAACTGCAGGACCTGATCGCCAGGGCCTACGCCGGCTTCGGCCATCCCGCCCGCGCACCGCTGAAGCAACTCGGCCCGAACCAGTTCCTGCTTGAGCTGTTCCATGGCCCGACGCTCGCCTTCAAGGACTTCGCGATGCAGCTGATCGGCCAGCTGATGCAGGCCGCGCTGCAGCGCTCTGGCGAGCGGATCACGATCGTCGGCGCCACCAGCGGCGACACCGGCTCCGCCGCGATCGAGGCGTTCCGCGGCCTGCCCAACGTCGATGTCTTCATCCTCTACCCGCACGGCCGGGTGTCCGAAGTGCAGCGCCGCCAGATGACCACCCCGGTGGAGGACAACGTCCATGCCCTCGCGCTCCACGGGCATTTCGACGATTGCCAGGCGCGGCTGAAGGACATGTTCAACGATCACGAGTTTCGCGACGGCGTGCGGCTCGCCGGCGTGAACTCGATCAACTGGGCGCGGGTGCTCGCGCAGGTCGTCTACTACTTCACCGCCGCGACCACGCTCGGCGCGCCGCATCGCACCATCGACGTCACCGTGCCGACCGGCAACTTCGGTGACATCTTCGCCGGCTGCATCGCGCGCCGGATGGGGCTGCCGCTCGGCCGGCTCTATGCCGCAACCAACCAGAATGACGTGGTGAACCGCGCGTTGAAATCCGGTCTCTACCAGGCCACGGACGTCACGCCCTCCTACAGCCCCTCGATGGATATCCAGGTGTCCTCCAACTTCGAGCGCGCGCTGTTCGACGCCTACGGGCGCGACGGCAACGCCGTGCGCCAGCTGATGGATGACATGCGCGACCACGGCCAGTTCAAGATCAGCCAGGGCGCGCACGAAGCCCTGACCGAGGTGCTCGGCTCCGGCATGACGCTCGAAAGCGCGACGCTCCAGCGGATCCAGACGACCCTGGCCGAGACGGGGGAACTCGTCTGCCCGCACACGGCCGTCGGCCTCGACGTGGCAGAGCGCAAGGCGGGCGACGCGCCCATGATTACGCTCGCCACGGCGCATCCCGCAAAGTTCCCTGACGCCGTGGAAGAAGCGACCGGCATACGTCCGCCTCTTCCATCCCGCATGTCGGATCTCTATGACAGGCCGGAACGGGTGACGGAGGTCGAGAACGACCTCGGTGCCCTTCAGCAGCTTATCAGGGACCGCATTTCCAAGTGA
- a CDS encoding M16 family metallopeptidase: MTVQTHTLSNGFRIVTELMPSMKSASLGIWINAGGRHERADQNGIAHFLEHMAFKGTKRRSALQIAEEIEDVGGYINAYTSREMTAYYARVLEEDVDLGLDLIADILLNPVFDEREIEVERGVILQEIGQALDTPDDIVFDWLQEVAYPDQPMGRSILGPAERVRQFGRQDLTGFIGEHYGPGQMILAAAGKVDHDHLCREAERLFGHLDPVNINFQTEPAIFGGGERREHKRLEQVHFALALEGPDYRDPAIYTAQVYATALGGGMSSRLFQELRENRGLCYTIFAQAGAYADAGLTTIYAGTAADQIESLAHLTIDEMKKAADTLTEPEIARARAQMKAGMLMGLESPSNRAERLARMISIWGRVPTIDETVERIDGVTRTAVHDFAAHMAGQAGTALALYGPIETAPSLDSLRERFAA; this comes from the coding sequence GTGACCGTCCAGACCCATACGCTTTCCAACGGCTTCCGTATCGTCACCGAACTGATGCCGAGCATGAAGTCAGCCTCGCTCGGGATCTGGATCAATGCAGGCGGCCGGCACGAGCGGGCGGACCAGAACGGTATCGCCCACTTCCTCGAACATATGGCCTTCAAGGGCACGAAGCGGCGCAGCGCGCTGCAGATTGCCGAAGAGATCGAGGACGTCGGCGGTTACATCAATGCCTACACCAGCCGCGAGATGACGGCCTACTACGCGCGCGTGCTGGAAGAGGATGTCGACCTCGGCCTCGACCTGATCGCGGATATCCTCCTCAACCCGGTCTTCGACGAGCGCGAGATCGAGGTGGAGCGCGGCGTGATCCTGCAGGAAATCGGTCAGGCGCTCGACACGCCGGACGACATCGTCTTCGACTGGCTGCAGGAAGTGGCCTATCCCGATCAGCCGATGGGCCGTTCGATCCTCGGCCCGGCGGAGCGGGTGCGCCAGTTCGGCAGGCAGGACCTGACCGGCTTCATCGGCGAACATTACGGTCCCGGGCAGATGATCCTCGCCGCGGCGGGCAAGGTCGATCACGATCACCTCTGCCGCGAGGCGGAGCGCCTGTTCGGCCACCTCGATCCGGTGAACATCAACTTCCAGACCGAGCCCGCGATCTTCGGCGGGGGCGAACGCCGAGAGCACAAACGCCTTGAGCAGGTGCATTTCGCGCTTGCCCTCGAAGGGCCGGACTACCGCGACCCGGCGATCTACACGGCGCAGGTCTATGCCACGGCGCTTGGCGGCGGCATGTCCTCCCGCCTGTTCCAGGAACTGCGCGAGAACCGTGGCCTCTGCTACACGATCTTCGCGCAGGCCGGTGCCTATGCCGATGCCGGGCTGACCACGATCTACGCCGGCACCGCCGCCGATCAGATCGAGTCGCTGGCCCACCTCACCATCGACGAGATGAAGAAGGCCGCCGACACACTGACGGAGCCCGAGATCGCCCGTGCCCGCGCCCAGATGAAGGCGGGGATGCTCATGGGGCTCGAAAGCCCGTCCAACCGCGCCGAACGGCTGGCGCGGATGATCTCCATCTGGGGCCGCGTGCCGACCATCGACGAGACCGTCGAACGCATCGACGGCGTCACCCGCACCGCCGTCCACGACTTCGCCGCCCACATGGCCGGGCAGGCGGGCACCGCCCTCGCGCTTTACGGGCCGATCGAGACTGCCCCGAGCCTCGATTCCCTGCGCGAGCGTTTTGCCGCGTGA
- a CDS encoding GNAT family N-acetyltransferase gives MLRVRRKVRLETERLTLRPPQHADFTPWSTLRRVSADFLKPWEPTWADDHLTRKSFTNRVYWAQRAIAGGTEIPLFLIRRSDQALLGAITLSNIRRGPAQAGTTGYWIGQPHARQGYMQEAIEAVVHHAFHVLDLSRIEAGCLPENTPSRQLLEKCGYKYEGVAQSYLQINGRWRNHVLYANLRSDRRGKTEVG, from the coding sequence ATGCTGAGGGTGCGTCGCAAGGTCCGCCTGGAAACAGAGCGCCTGACCTTACGCCCGCCGCAACATGCCGATTTTACGCCCTGGTCGACCCTCCGCCGCGTCAGCGCCGACTTCCTGAAACCGTGGGAACCGACCTGGGCTGACGATCACCTTACGCGCAAATCCTTTACGAACCGTGTCTACTGGGCCCAGCGGGCGATCGCCGGTGGCACGGAGATCCCGCTCTTCCTGATCCGGCGGAGCGATCAGGCCCTGCTCGGCGCGATCACGCTCTCCAACATACGGCGCGGGCCCGCGCAGGCGGGCACCACAGGCTACTGGATCGGCCAGCCCCATGCGCGGCAGGGCTACATGCAGGAAGCAATCGAAGCGGTCGTTCACCACGCCTTCCACGTCCTCGACCTCTCGCGGATCGAGGCCGGCTGCCTGCCCGAGAACACACCCTCCCGCCAGCTGCTCGAGAAGTGCGGCTACAAGTACGAGGGCGTCGCGCAGAGCTACCTCCAGATCAATGGCCGCTGGCGCAATCATGTGCTCTACGCCAATCTTCGCAGCGACCGGCGCGGCAAGACCGAGGTCGGCTGA
- a CDS encoding MBL fold metallo-hydrolase, whose protein sequence is MRHLLSLALSLATGSALAQEGRMSHCISLVENVHGLEVIPAAYTDPVPGDSVRITYIDHSQFLIQTEGGLSAITDYNGWIGPARVVPDVVTMNNAHSSHWTALPDQQIPHILEGWGTVENPQRHHLDLEEMLVRNVHTNTRSGMGERINGNSIFVFEAAGLCIGHLGHLHHEPTSEQYAAIGRLDVVMAAVDGGLTVDLPTMVSIIERFRSSVVIPMHWFGRATLDRFLDDMDGQFAIERVSGNELTVSLRTLPDMPTIMVLEPRLLSDE, encoded by the coding sequence ATGCGCCATCTCCTCAGCCTCGCCCTCAGCCTCGCCACCGGCTCCGCCCTCGCGCAGGAGGGGCGGATGTCCCACTGCATATCCCTCGTCGAAAACGTTCACGGGCTGGAGGTCATCCCCGCCGCCTACACCGATCCGGTGCCGGGCGACTCCGTGCGGATCACCTACATCGATCACTCCCAGTTCCTGATCCAGACGGAGGGCGGCTTGTCCGCCATCACCGACTACAACGGCTGGATCGGCCCGGCCCGGGTCGTGCCGGACGTGGTAACCATGAACAACGCGCACAGCAGCCATTGGACCGCGCTTCCCGACCAGCAGATCCCTCACATCCTCGAAGGCTGGGGCACCGTCGAAAATCCGCAGCGCCATCACCTCGATCTCGAGGAAATGCTGGTTCGCAACGTCCATACCAACACGCGCTCGGGCATGGGGGAGCGGATCAACGGAAACTCCATCTTCGTATTCGAGGCCGCCGGCCTCTGCATCGGCCACCTCGGCCATCTTCACCATGAACCGACGTCCGAGCAGTACGCCGCGATCGGTCGCCTCGACGTCGTGATGGCTGCCGTCGATGGCGGCCTGACGGTCGACCTGCCGACCATGGTCAGTATCATCGAGCGATTCCGCTCCTCCGTCGTGATCCCGATGCACTGGTTCGGTCGCGCCACGCTCGACCGGTTCCTTGACGACATGGACGGCCAGTTCGCAATCGAACGCGTGTCCGGTAACGAACTCACCGTGTCGCTGCGCACGCTGCCCGACATGCCGACCATCATGGTGCTGGAACCGCGTCTTCTTTCGGACGAGTGA
- a CDS encoding FAD-binding oxidoreductase codes for MLNDADDDFLSRLDLPDAAFRETTEAYLKEPRGRYHGKGRVIAPGSTDEVSRLLRACHEAAVPVVPYSGGTGLVSGQIMESGAKPVILSLERMSEVRALHLTENVLVADAGCILADVQKAAADVDRLFPLSLASEGSARIGGLLGTNAGGVNVLRYGNARAQVLGLEAVLADGTVWNGLGRLRKDNTGYDLKDLLIGSEGTLGIITGASLRLMPRPAVEGAAIFAVHSPQAALDLLALVQGQVAEGVSAFELMHRQGLDFLAESGPEVRTPFAEQPDWMVLIDLGLPAGLSPDEALETLFEAAVEADLAYDGVIARSEAQRQEFWTMRETIPEGNRRTGSISSHDVSIPLSSIPHFIEEGRRRIAKLGDMRINCFGHLGDGNLHYNVFPGPGRKREEYANQQSEVKRTIHDLVHEMEGSISAEHGIGRAKVEDLARYADPTKLSMMRAIKQALDPQGILNPGVILET; via the coding sequence ATGCTGAACGATGCCGATGACGACTTCCTGTCCCGCCTCGACCTTCCCGACGCCGCCTTCCGGGAGACGACCGAAGCCTACCTGAAAGAGCCGCGTGGCCGATATCACGGCAAGGGCCGCGTGATTGCGCCGGGCTCCACCGATGAGGTCTCTCGCCTCCTGCGTGCCTGTCACGAGGCCGCGGTGCCCGTGGTGCCGTACAGTGGCGGCACCGGCCTCGTCAGCGGTCAGATCATGGAGAGCGGGGCGAAACCCGTGATCCTGTCCCTCGAGCGGATGTCTGAGGTCCGGGCGCTGCACCTCACCGAAAACGTTCTCGTCGCCGATGCGGGCTGCATCCTCGCCGATGTCCAGAAAGCTGCAGCCGACGTGGATCGCCTGTTTCCGCTGTCGCTCGCGTCCGAGGGCTCCGCCCGGATCGGCGGCTTGCTCGGCACCAACGCGGGGGGCGTTAACGTTCTCCGCTATGGCAATGCACGCGCGCAGGTGCTCGGGCTTGAGGCCGTGCTTGCCGACGGCACGGTCTGGAACGGGCTCGGGCGGCTCCGCAAGGACAACACCGGCTACGATCTGAAGGATTTGCTGATCGGCAGCGAAGGCACGCTCGGCATCATCACCGGCGCGAGCCTGCGGCTGATGCCACGCCCCGCCGTCGAAGGTGCCGCCATCTTTGCCGTCCATTCACCACAAGCCGCGCTCGACCTGTTGGCGCTCGTTCAGGGTCAGGTGGCGGAAGGCGTCTCCGCGTTCGAGCTGATGCACCGGCAGGGTCTTGATTTTCTGGCGGAATCCGGCCCCGAAGTCCGCACGCCTTTCGCCGAACAGCCCGACTGGATGGTCCTGATCGACCTCGGTCTGCCCGCTGGTCTATCGCCTGACGAGGCACTTGAAACCCTGTTCGAAGCCGCGGTGGAGGCCGACCTCGCCTACGATGGCGTCATCGCCCGGTCGGAGGCGCAGCGCCAGGAATTCTGGACGATGCGCGAGACGATCCCCGAAGGAAACCGGCGCACCGGCTCGATCTCGTCGCACGACGTTTCGATCCCGCTGTCGAGCATCCCTCACTTCATCGAAGAAGGTCGCCGCCGGATCGCGAAGCTGGGTGACATGCGGATCAATTGCTTCGGCCACCTCGGCGACGGTAACCTTCATTACAATGTCTTCCCCGGTCCGGGCCGGAAGCGGGAAGAATACGCCAACCAGCAGTCCGAGGTGAAGCGCACCATTCATGATCTCGTGCACGAGATGGAAGGGTCGATCAGCGCCGAGCATGGAATCGGTCGTGCCAAGGTCGAGGATCTGGCCCGCTACGCCGACCCAACCAAGCTGTCGATGATGCGGGCGATCAAGCAGGCGCTGGATCCGCAGGGCATCCTTAATCCGGGCGTTATCCTTGAGACGTGA
- a CDS encoding adenine phosphoribosyltransferase produces the protein MPDTRTVRDYIRTIVDFPHEGILFRDVTTLFADPRGFRIAVDQLLHPSAGLRIDKVAGLEARGFIVGGAMAHQLSVGFVPIRKKGKLPGATISEAYQLEYGEAVMELHDDAIEPGERVLLVDDLLATGGTASAGINLLERLGAEVVGCAFIIDLPELGGRKVLEAKGMEVHALCAFEGL, from the coding sequence ATGCCAGATACCCGAACGGTCAGGGATTACATCCGAACGATCGTCGATTTCCCGCACGAGGGGATCCTTTTCCGGGACGTGACGACGCTGTTCGCCGATCCGCGGGGTTTCCGTATCGCCGTCGACCAGTTGCTGCACCCTTCTGCAGGCCTGCGCATCGACAAGGTTGCGGGCCTCGAGGCGCGCGGCTTCATCGTGGGCGGCGCCATGGCGCACCAGCTTTCGGTCGGCTTCGTCCCGATCCGCAAGAAAGGTAAACTGCCGGGCGCAACCATATCGGAGGCTTATCAACTCGAATACGGCGAAGCGGTGATGGAGTTGCACGACGACGCCATCGAACCCGGCGAGCGTGTTCTTCTGGTCGACGATCTGCTTGCCACGGGTGGCACCGCAAGCGCTGGCATTAACCTTCTGGAGCGGCTCGGGGCGGAGGTCGTGGGCTGTGCCTTCATCATCGACCTGCCAGAGCTTGGCGGGCGCAAAGTCCTCGAGGCCAAGGGAATGGAAGTGCACGCACTTTGCGCGTTCGAAGGCCTCTGA
- a CDS encoding S-methyl-5'-thioadenosine phosphorylase encodes MVNRMIGVIGGSGIYDVDGLHDAEWQSVETPWGAPSDQILTGTLDDVPMAFLPRHGRGHVHSPTSVPYRANIDALKRLGCTEVISMSAVGSFRERMAPGHFVIVSDFIDRTYAREKSFFGAGCVAHVSVAHPVCQRLGDIAQQAAEAIGVPYHRGGVYLAMEGPQFSSLAESKMYRESWGADVIGMTNMPEAKLAREAELCYASVAMVTDYDSWHPDHGTVDIAQIGATLRANADNARRLILAIASRESALSPCPCGCDRALEHAIMTAPDKRDPTLLAKLDAVAGRVL; translated from the coding sequence ATGGTTAACCGCATGATCGGCGTGATCGGGGGCTCCGGTATCTACGATGTGGACGGGCTTCACGATGCGGAATGGCAGAGTGTCGAAACGCCCTGGGGCGCTCCCTCCGACCAGATCCTGACGGGGACGCTCGATGATGTGCCGATGGCCTTCCTGCCGAGACACGGGAGAGGCCATGTCCATTCTCCGACGAGTGTCCCTTACCGCGCGAATATCGATGCGTTGAAGCGACTTGGTTGCACGGAGGTCATTTCGATGTCCGCCGTCGGCTCGTTCAGAGAGCGCATGGCGCCCGGGCACTTCGTAATCGTTTCCGATTTCATCGACCGGACCTACGCCCGCGAGAAGAGCTTTTTCGGCGCGGGCTGTGTCGCCCATGTCAGCGTTGCACATCCTGTCTGCCAGCGACTTGGCGATATCGCGCAACAGGCCGCGGAGGCGATCGGCGTCCCCTACCATCGCGGGGGCGTTTACCTTGCCATGGAGGGGCCGCAGTTCTCCTCCCTCGCCGAGTCGAAGATGTACCGCGAAAGCTGGGGCGCCGACGTCATCGGCATGACCAACATGCCGGAGGCCAAGCTCGCCCGGGAGGCAGAGCTTTGCTACGCGTCAGTCGCAATGGTGACCGACTACGACAGCTGGCATCCGGACCACGGCACGGTCGATATCGCCCAGATCGGGGCGACCTTGCGGGCCAATGCGGACAATGCGCGTCGTCTGATCCTCGCGATCGCATCGCGTGAATCCGCACTGTCGCCCTGCCCCTGCGGCTGCGACCGCGCGCTGGAACATGCGATCATGACAGCCCCGGACAAGCGCGATCCAACCCTGCTGGCGAAGCTCGACGCGGTGGCCGGACGGGTCCTTTAA
- a CDS encoding SulP family inorganic anion transporter, with protein MARTALAAFGESIGRGLVPPTLSGGQLRTEVLSGLTVALALVPEAVAFAFVAGVNPLVGLYAAFIVGLITALIGGRPGMISGATGALAVVMVSLVAEHGVEYLFATVVLMGVIQIAVGVLKWGKFIRLVPHPVMLGFVNGLAIVIFLAQLTQFQVPGSAEVSGHGMSGGEWLSGASLYLMLALVALTMAVIWLMPRLTTTIPAPLAGIGLVAVIVIVFGLDVPRVGDMASIQGGLPPFHVPLVPLNWETFEIILPYAVILAAIGLIESLLTLNLVGEITNERGGASQECVAQGVANTVTGFFGGMGGCAMIGQSMINVKSGGRTRISGACAAIFLLLFILVGSSIIEQIPLAALVGVMFMVVIGTFAWNSLKIMTKVPRADAFVTILVTIVTVATDLATAVVVGVIVSALTYAWQNATRISASTYVTPEGAKVYRIVGPLFFGSTDGFIEMFQPESDPALVIVDFEASRVVDQSALQAIEALAAKYEAVGKRLQLRHLSHDCHRLLSKAGHLMVDSDDDPDYALAVDYGVRTGILGGH; from the coding sequence ATGGCGCGCACAGCATTGGCCGCCTTTGGCGAAAGCATTGGTCGCGGGCTTGTCCCGCCCACCCTGAGTGGCGGACAGCTCCGGACCGAGGTCCTTTCCGGCCTGACCGTCGCGCTCGCACTCGTGCCCGAAGCGGTCGCGTTTGCCTTCGTTGCTGGCGTTAACCCTCTTGTCGGTCTTTACGCCGCCTTCATCGTGGGCCTCATCACGGCCCTGATCGGCGGGCGACCGGGCATGATCTCGGGCGCGACCGGTGCACTTGCCGTCGTGATGGTAAGCCTCGTTGCAGAGCACGGGGTCGAGTACCTGTTCGCCACCGTCGTTCTGATGGGCGTGATCCAGATCGCGGTTGGCGTTCTGAAATGGGGTAAATTCATTCGGCTCGTTCCGCATCCGGTGATGCTCGGCTTCGTGAACGGCCTTGCGATCGTCATCTTCCTCGCCCAACTCACGCAATTCCAGGTCCCGGGTTCCGCCGAAGTGTCCGGTCACGGAATGTCGGGCGGCGAATGGCTCTCGGGTGCGTCCCTGTATCTGATGCTGGCTCTCGTTGCGCTAACCATGGCGGTCATTTGGTTGATGCCGCGATTGACCACGACCATCCCGGCGCCGCTGGCCGGCATCGGTCTCGTCGCGGTGATCGTCATCGTCTTCGGCCTGGACGTGCCGCGGGTCGGCGACATGGCCAGCATCCAGGGCGGGCTGCCGCCGTTCCATGTGCCGCTCGTCCCGCTCAATTGGGAAACGTTTGAGATCATCCTGCCTTACGCGGTGATCCTTGCCGCGATCGGCTTGATCGAGAGCCTGCTGACCCTGAACCTGGTGGGCGAGATCACGAACGAGCGGGGCGGCGCGAGCCAGGAATGCGTGGCGCAGGGCGTGGCGAATACCGTGACCGGCTTCTTTGGCGGCATGGGTGGTTGCGCCATGATCGGCCAGTCGATGATTAACGTTAAATCCGGTGGGCGGACCCGAATCTCCGGCGCTTGCGCGGCAATCTTCCTCCTGCTCTTCATCCTCGTCGGGTCTTCGATCATCGAGCAAATCCCGCTCGCCGCGCTGGTGGGTGTCATGTTCATGGTGGTCATCGGGACGTTCGCCTGGAACTCCCTGAAAATCATGACGAAAGTTCCGCGCGCGGATGCGTTCGTCACGATCCTGGTGACCATTGTCACCGTCGCGACGGACCTTGCCACGGCGGTGGTGGTCGGCGTCATCGTCTCCGCGCTGACCTATGCCTGGCAGAACGCGACGCGCATTTCCGCGTCGACCTACGTCACGCCGGAAGGCGCGAAGGTTTACCGTATCGTCGGCCCGCTGTTCTTCGGCTCCACCGACGGCTTCATCGAGATGTTCCAGCCGGAGTCCGATCCGGCGCTTGTCATCGTCGACTTCGAGGCGAGCCGTGTCGTCGACCAGTCAGCGCTGCAAGCGATCGAGGCGCTGGCCGCGAAATACGAGGCGGTCGGCAAGCGGCTGCAATTGCGACATCTTTCCCATGATTGCCACCGGCTTCTGTCGAAAGCCGGACACCTCATGGTCGATTCCGATGACGATCCCGATTACGCCCTCGCAGTGGACTACGGCGTGCGGACCGGGATCCTCGGCGGGCACTGA
- a CDS encoding flavin reductase family protein, protein MFYRPEDGHGLSHNPFSAIVVPRPIGWISTRSEGRDNLAPYSFFNAVAYTPPQVMFASTSAKADRDGTKDSVANIRESEVFAVNLVSYALKDAMNASSASVVMEVDEFEIAGIEKAECNQIDCPRVAAAPATLECRLVKIVELPGEANFVTFGEVVGVHIADDAMVNGELDPTRYEALARMGYRDYTRVTEKFALTRPDD, encoded by the coding sequence ATGTTCTATCGCCCCGAAGACGGCCACGGCCTGTCCCACAACCCGTTCAGCGCAATCGTGGTGCCCCGGCCGATCGGCTGGATCTCGACCCGCTCGGAGGGTCGCGACAACCTCGCGCCCTATTCCTTCTTCAACGCGGTCGCCTACACGCCGCCGCAGGTGATGTTCGCCTCCACATCGGCCAAAGCCGACAGGGACGGCACCAAGGACAGCGTCGCCAACATTCGGGAGAGCGAGGTCTTCGCCGTTAACCTCGTCTCCTACGCGCTGAAGGACGCGATGAACGCGAGCTCCGCTTCCGTCGTGATGGAAGTCGACGAGTTCGAGATCGCCGGGATCGAGAAGGCCGAGTGCAATCAGATCGACTGCCCCCGCGTAGCTGCTGCGCCGGCGACGCTCGAATGCAGGCTCGTGAAGATCGTCGAACTTCCGGGCGAGGCCAACTTCGTCACATTCGGCGAAGTCGTCGGGGTTCACATTGCCGACGATGCCATGGTGAACGGCGAGCTCGACCCGACCAGATACGAAGCGTTGGCCCGGATGGGCTACCGCGACTACACGCGCGTGACAGAGAAGTTCGCGCTGACGCGACCGGACGATTAA
- a CDS encoding GNAT family N-acetyltransferase, whose product MDGLAREQAADWWEVEALYDLCFAPGRTMLSSYRLRDGVEPIAPLCLVWRDDSGILGGAIRVWPIRIGAEEALLLGPVAVHPTRQGEGLGAMLITSVIERAAAHGHARILLVGDAPYYGRFGFIRLDDVEMPPPTNPDRVLGLALVEGAWDGLSGVVTSVRD is encoded by the coding sequence ATGGACGGGCTCGCGCGTGAGCAGGCAGCGGATTGGTGGGAGGTCGAGGCGCTCTACGACCTTTGCTTCGCCCCGGGCCGCACCATGCTGTCCTCTTATCGCCTGCGCGACGGTGTCGAGCCCATTGCGCCCCTGTGCCTCGTCTGGCGGGACGACAGCGGCATCCTTGGCGGAGCGATCCGCGTCTGGCCGATCCGGATCGGCGCCGAAGAGGCCCTCCTCCTTGGTCCCGTGGCGGTTCACCCGACCCGGCAGGGCGAGGGGCTCGGTGCGATGCTGATCACCTCTGTCATCGAGCGCGCCGCGGCGCACGGTCACGCGCGGATCCTGCTGGTGGGCGATGCGCCCTATTATGGTCGCTTCGGTTTCATCCGGCTTGACGATGTGGAAATGCCGCCACCGACGAACCCCGACCGGGTGCTGGGGCTCGCCTTGGTCGAGGGAGCATGGGATGGCCTATCAGGGGTCGTAACCTCCGTCCGAGATTGA